From uncultured Roseateles sp., the proteins below share one genomic window:
- a CDS encoding PEP-CTERM sorting domain-containing protein — translation MKNLFLKSVALAAAAVLSNGAHAALLYDQNVTNAVIFGGGNANGGFTVGTGSGVEIGLRAKQRYAVPANVFNSNGNGTYNQATGGYFSNGTLGGTRAAWNFEWSINTGTANVSSYTYRLGIDYDAGVGTNFTTFDLIKGPNPAAGNAVIWDHAFGKNSTAQGGGTVTNGANYNALMAANNLVQNSWNLDFFDNGSFDPNANGNYSFFLEAIGANGDVLAHSEMTVIVGTGAVVPEPGSLALAGVALAGLFGVSRRKRG, via the coding sequence ATGAAGAACCTGTTCCTCAAGTCAGTCGCACTCGCGGCCGCAGCCGTGCTGTCAAACGGTGCCCATGCGGCGCTGCTGTACGACCAGAACGTGACCAATGCCGTGATTTTTGGCGGCGGCAATGCCAACGGCGGATTCACCGTGGGCACCGGCTCGGGCGTCGAGATCGGCCTGCGAGCCAAGCAGCGCTACGCAGTGCCCGCCAATGTGTTCAATAGCAATGGCAATGGCACCTACAACCAGGCGACGGGTGGCTACTTCTCCAATGGCACGCTGGGTGGCACACGCGCAGCCTGGAACTTTGAATGGTCGATCAACACCGGCACGGCCAACGTCAGCTCGTACACCTATCGCCTCGGCATTGACTACGACGCAGGCGTCGGCACCAACTTCACCACCTTCGACCTGATCAAGGGTCCCAACCCCGCCGCCGGCAACGCGGTCATCTGGGATCACGCGTTCGGCAAGAACTCGACCGCGCAGGGCGGCGGCACGGTCACCAACGGCGCAAACTACAACGCCCTGATGGCGGCGAACAATCTGGTCCAGAACTCCTGGAACCTGGACTTCTTCGACAACGGCTCGTTTGATCCGAACGCCAACGGCAACTATTCGTTCTTCCTTGAAGCCATCGGTGCCAACGGTGACGTGCTGGCCCACAGCGAGATGACGGTGATCGTGGGCACCGGCGCCGTCGTGCCCGAACCCGGCAGCCTGGCACTGGCCGGTGTCGCACTGGCCGGCCTGTTCGGCGTGAGCCGCCGCAAGCGCGGCTGA
- a CDS encoding branched-chain amino acid ABC transporter permease yields the protein MSEIFGIPVQAFLGQLLLGLVNGSFYAMLSLGLAVIFGLLGIVNFAHGALYMIGAYVAWVSMDKFGLNYWVALLLAPLVVGALGVLIERTMLKALYKLDPLYGLLLTFGLALIFEGLFRDQFGVSGQQYAVPELLQGATNLGFMILPNYRAWVVVASLTVCLGTWFLIEKTSLGATLRAGTENPALVQAFGINVPVMVTLTYAGGAALAALAGVLAAPIIQITPLMGSNLIIVVFAVVVIGGMGSILGSILTGVMLGLVEGLTKVFYPEASSIVVFVIMAIVLMIRPAGLFGKEK from the coding sequence ATGAGCGAAATTTTCGGCATACCGGTGCAGGCCTTTCTGGGCCAGTTGCTGCTGGGCCTGGTCAACGGCTCGTTCTACGCGATGCTGAGCCTGGGCCTGGCCGTCATCTTCGGCCTCCTGGGCATCGTCAACTTCGCGCATGGCGCGCTCTACATGATCGGCGCCTACGTGGCCTGGGTCAGCATGGACAAGTTCGGCCTCAACTACTGGGTGGCGCTGTTGCTGGCGCCGCTGGTGGTAGGGGCTCTGGGCGTGCTGATCGAGCGCACCATGCTCAAGGCACTCTACAAGCTCGACCCGCTCTACGGCCTGCTGCTGACCTTCGGCCTGGCGCTGATCTTCGAGGGCCTGTTCCGTGACCAGTTCGGTGTCTCGGGCCAGCAGTACGCGGTGCCCGAGCTGCTGCAGGGCGCGACCAACCTGGGCTTCATGATTCTGCCCAACTACCGTGCCTGGGTGGTGGTGGCCTCGCTGACGGTCTGCCTGGGCACCTGGTTCCTGATCGAGAAGACCAGCCTGGGCGCCACCCTGCGCGCCGGCACCGAAAATCCTGCGCTGGTGCAGGCCTTCGGCATCAATGTGCCGGTGATGGTGACCCTGACCTATGCCGGCGGCGCCGCCCTGGCTGCGCTGGCCGGCGTGCTGGCCGCGCCCATCATCCAGATCACGCCGCTGATGGGCTCCAACCTGATCATCGTCGTGTTCGCGGTGGTCGTGATCGGCGGCATGGGCTCGATTCTCGGCTCCATCCTGACCGGCGTGATGCTGGGCCTGGTCGAGGGCCTGACCAAGGTGTTTTACCCCGAGGCGTCCAGCATCGTGGTGTTCGTGATCATGGCCATCGTGCTGATGATTCGCCCGGCCGGCCTGTTCGGCAAGGAGAAATGA
- a CDS encoding autotransporter-associated beta strand repeat-containing protein → MKTQHLLRAQTVHRLALIPALLLACSTAPAATRTYFGANNGLWATGSNWNPGGAPTGGDDVFLGSHSPVSGTIDLNVNLNAAYDTNNSLNSVTLNSSGINGFMIVNQTNAASKLRAETLTVGSTSIMNRYNQHAGEVNLSTLNVGKASTQNFYNLYGGSIGAWNLNIGVAGGGTFTQTGGTVYNQGQYYQGGYGFPGGYSPAYLNLGLETGSSGTYAMSGGVLASDTITVAIKGTGNFNQSGGVVTASSVYVGDGLGQGSYSLGGGSLTMYQLVVGGLGVFNLQNGGTLVGKIKVSDGGLFNMQGGGFSQPAVVDLDGTFRLNGHNASLAELTGTGVIEGATGNATLYLTHDGGISHAPTTFAGTIQNGASGVLSLVKAGPDALILDGSSTYSGLTTVQTGTLRAGNNGSFSAASSHIVNGGMLDANGKDVKLAALSGSGGTVAVSTGSITFGSANTSNTYSGSLTGSGKLNKVGNGQFTMAGGGDFNGLINVLAGSLRIGALNGAPVNSSVQLSGAGTALHIGFDQSFAALSGASVSSLNFTAGSTLAVGSGNADSVLQGAFNGTGTLAKNGSAMLTIGYGVTDTTNPNASTGVGMTVNAGTLAFNKAVGTNALGGALQINGGIASLARSHQIADTSVVTLSGGAFNLNGFSETIGGLTGDGGSVNLAGGSLTVAQAGNGSYGGLLAGAGSFIKNGAGELTLSGASGFSGSFAVNAGRLVLQGNSNGTGYQAGNGASLRFENGVMALGSGAVVVATGGAAEYSNATVNNGFLRGPGTHTLLAGSSNVFNAVTTYNSTTLQQLGAAQFNNFSNGGKLVNGAAASINGGSNTSSGTITVNNTLSTVDFTSDGVIKVNSGGTLANSGGAMVLGGGSRTYVYAGGTMSTASGTTFELNGALLVNNGQMSGRTNVNFGSVLHGSGVFGAVNVTEGGTFSPGNSPGLATVNGFIIGEGGSYRYELNDVNGTPGVGYDYVNNLGELTIEAGSTPSTQFRLEIATLNLGNTAGQALNFDPTQLHDFVLIHSALGITGFDANVFKIDSSAFLNPINGGTFSVFAQGNDLMLHFAPMAIPSAVPEPGITSLLLAGICVMGFRMRRGRPGSEA, encoded by the coding sequence ATGAAAACCCAACACCTGCTCCGCGCCCAGACCGTGCACCGCCTGGCCCTGATCCCCGCCCTCTTGCTGGCCTGCTCCACGGCCCCGGCCGCCACGCGCACCTATTTCGGCGCCAACAACGGCCTGTGGGCCACGGGCAGCAACTGGAACCCCGGTGGCGCCCCGACCGGCGGCGACGATGTGTTCCTGGGCAGCCACTCGCCGGTGTCGGGCACCATAGACCTGAACGTCAATCTGAACGCCGCCTACGACACCAACAACAGCCTCAATTCGGTGACGCTCAACTCGTCGGGTATCAACGGTTTCATGATCGTCAACCAGACCAATGCGGCGTCCAAACTGCGGGCCGAAACGCTGACGGTGGGGTCGACCTCCATCATGAATCGCTACAACCAGCATGCCGGCGAGGTGAACCTGAGCACGCTGAATGTCGGCAAGGCCTCGACCCAGAATTTCTACAACCTCTACGGCGGCAGCATCGGCGCCTGGAACCTGAACATCGGCGTGGCCGGTGGCGGCACCTTCACCCAGACCGGCGGCACGGTCTACAACCAGGGCCAGTACTACCAGGGCGGCTACGGCTTTCCTGGCGGCTACTCGCCGGCCTATCTGAACCTGGGCCTGGAGACAGGCAGCTCCGGCACCTACGCCATGTCGGGCGGCGTGCTGGCCAGCGACACCATCACGGTGGCCATCAAGGGCACCGGCAACTTCAACCAGAGCGGCGGCGTGGTCACGGCCAGTTCGGTCTATGTCGGCGACGGCCTGGGACAGGGCAGCTACTCGCTGGGCGGCGGATCGTTGACCATGTACCAGCTGGTCGTCGGCGGGCTGGGTGTCTTCAATCTGCAAAACGGCGGCACCCTGGTCGGCAAGATCAAGGTCTCGGACGGTGGCCTGTTCAATATGCAGGGTGGCGGCTTCTCCCAGCCGGCGGTGGTGGATCTGGACGGCACCTTCCGTCTGAACGGCCACAACGCCAGTCTGGCCGAACTGACCGGCACCGGCGTGATTGAAGGCGCCACCGGCAATGCCACGCTGTACCTGACCCATGACGGCGGCATCAGCCACGCACCGACGACCTTTGCCGGCACGATACAGAACGGCGCCAGCGGCGTGCTGAGCCTGGTCAAGGCCGGCCCGGACGCGCTGATACTCGATGGCAGCAGCACATACTCAGGCTTGACCACGGTGCAGACGGGCACCCTGCGGGCCGGCAACAACGGCAGCTTCTCGGCCGCCAGCAGCCACATCGTCAACGGCGGCATGCTTGACGCCAATGGCAAAGACGTCAAGCTGGCCGCGCTCAGCGGCAGCGGCGGCACGGTGGCCGTCTCGACGGGCTCGATCACCTTCGGCTCGGCCAACACCAGCAACACCTACAGCGGCAGCCTCACCGGCAGCGGCAAGCTCAACAAGGTCGGCAACGGACAGTTCACGATGGCCGGCGGCGGCGACTTCAACGGGCTGATCAATGTGCTGGCCGGCAGCCTGCGCATCGGCGCGCTGAACGGCGCTCCTGTCAACAGCAGCGTTCAGCTGAGCGGTGCCGGCACGGCCCTGCACATCGGCTTCGACCAGAGCTTCGCCGCCCTGTCCGGGGCCTCGGTGTCCAGTCTCAACTTCACCGCCGGCAGCACACTGGCCGTGGGCAGCGGCAACGCCGACAGCGTGCTGCAGGGCGCGTTCAACGGCACCGGCACCTTGGCCAAGAACGGCAGCGCCATGCTCACCATCGGCTATGGCGTGACGGATACGACCAACCCCAACGCCAGCACCGGCGTCGGCATGACCGTCAACGCCGGCACGCTGGCCTTCAACAAGGCCGTGGGTACCAATGCGCTGGGCGGCGCACTGCAGATCAATGGCGGCATCGCCTCGCTGGCGCGCAGCCACCAGATCGCCGACACCAGCGTCGTCACTCTGAGCGGCGGCGCCTTCAATCTGAACGGCTTCAGCGAAACCATAGGCGGCCTGACCGGTGATGGTGGCAGCGTCAACCTGGCCGGCGGCAGCCTGACGGTGGCCCAGGCCGGCAATGGCAGCTATGGCGGCCTGCTGGCCGGTGCGGGCAGCTTCATCAAGAACGGCGCCGGCGAGCTGACACTCAGCGGCGCCTCCGGCTTCAGCGGCAGCTTTGCCGTCAATGCCGGGCGCCTGGTGCTGCAGGGCAATTCGAACGGCACCGGCTATCAGGCCGGCAATGGCGCCAGCCTGCGCTTCGAGAACGGCGTGATGGCGCTGGGCAGCGGCGCGGTGGTGGTGGCCACCGGCGGTGCGGCGGAATACAGCAATGCCACCGTCAACAACGGTTTTCTGCGCGGCCCGGGCACCCATACCCTGCTGGCCGGCAGCAGCAATGTCTTCAATGCCGTCACCACCTACAACAGCACCACCCTTCAGCAGCTCGGTGCGGCCCAGTTCAACAACTTCAGCAATGGCGGCAAGCTGGTCAACGGCGCGGCGGCCAGCATCAACGGCGGCAGCAACACCAGCAGCGGCACGATCACCGTCAACAACACCCTGTCCACGGTGGACTTCACCAGCGACGGCGTGATCAAGGTCAACAGCGGCGGCACGCTGGCCAACAGCGGCGGCGCGATGGTGCTGGGTGGAGGGTCGCGCACCTATGTCTACGCAGGCGGCACGATGAGCACGGCCAGTGGCACAACCTTCGAGCTGAACGGCGCCCTGCTCGTCAACAACGGCCAGATGAGCGGCCGCACCAATGTCAACTTCGGCAGCGTGCTGCACGGCTCGGGCGTGTTCGGTGCCGTCAACGTGACCGAGGGCGGCACGTTCTCGCCGGGCAACAGCCCGGGCCTGGCCACCGTCAACGGCTTCATCATCGGCGAGGGCGGCAGCTACCGCTACGAGCTCAACGACGTCAACGGCACACCGGGCGTGGGCTATGACTACGTCAACAACCTGGGCGAACTGACGATAGAGGCCGGCAGCACGCCGTCGACCCAGTTCCGCCTGGAGATCGCAACCCTCAACCTGGGCAACACGGCCGGCCAGGCGCTGAACTTCGACCCCACCCAGCTGCATGACTTCGTCCTGATACACAGTGCCCTGGGCATCACCGGCTTCGACGCGAATGTGTTCAAGATCGACAGCAGCGCCTTTCTGAACCCGATCAACGGCGGCACTTTCAGCGTCTTTGCCCAGGGCAATGACCTGATGCTGCACTTCGCACCGATGGCCATACCGTCAGCGGTGCCCGAGCCCGGCATCACCAGCCTGCTGCTGGCCGGCATCTGCGTGATGGGTTTCCGTATGCGCCGCGGCAGGCCAGGCAGCGAGGCCTGA
- a CDS encoding ABC transporter substrate-binding protein, with amino-acid sequence MKLNKFTTLATAATLACAAAFSPAQAQVSGDVIKIGIITDMSGLYSDIDGQGGVEAIKMAIADMGGAINGKKIELLVADHQNKADVAASKAREWFDTQGLDMLIGGTNSGTSLAMAKVAAEKKRLFIPIGAASAALTNEQCNPYTVHWAYDTVALAKGTGNAVVKAGGKSWYFLTADYAFGAQLQNDASTVVKAAGGSVVGSVKHPLSASDFSSFLLQAQSSKAQILGLANAGGDTINAIKAANEFGITKTMKLAGLLMFINDVHSLGLNATQGMYLTDSWYWNRDADTRAWGRKFFEKMKRMPSSLQAGDYSATQHYLNAVKAIGSDDADKVLAQMKKTKINDIFAKGGYIRDDGRMVHDMYLMQVKSPAESTEPWDYYKVVETFKGDAAWTTKAESKCALWK; translated from the coding sequence ATGAAACTGAACAAGTTCACTACTCTGGCAACGGCCGCCACCCTGGCCTGCGCTGCGGCTTTCAGCCCGGCCCAGGCGCAAGTGTCCGGCGATGTGATCAAGATCGGCATCATCACCGACATGTCCGGCCTGTACTCCGACATCGACGGCCAGGGCGGCGTGGAAGCGATCAAGATGGCGATTGCCGACATGGGCGGCGCCATCAATGGCAAGAAGATCGAATTGCTGGTCGCCGACCACCAGAACAAGGCCGACGTGGCCGCCAGCAAGGCCCGCGAATGGTTCGACACGCAGGGCCTGGACATGCTGATAGGCGGCACCAACTCCGGCACCAGCCTGGCCATGGCCAAGGTGGCGGCCGAGAAGAAGCGTCTGTTCATCCCCATCGGCGCCGCATCGGCCGCGCTGACCAACGAGCAGTGCAATCCCTACACCGTGCACTGGGCCTATGACACGGTGGCGCTGGCCAAGGGCACCGGCAATGCGGTGGTCAAGGCGGGAGGCAAGTCCTGGTACTTCCTGACCGCCGACTATGCCTTCGGTGCACAGCTGCAGAACGATGCATCGACGGTGGTCAAGGCCGCCGGCGGCAGCGTCGTCGGCTCGGTCAAGCATCCGCTGTCGGCCAGCGACTTCTCCAGCTTCCTGCTGCAGGCGCAATCGAGCAAGGCACAGATCCTGGGCCTGGCCAATGCCGGTGGCGACACCATCAACGCCATCAAGGCCGCCAACGAGTTCGGCATCACCAAGACGATGAAACTGGCCGGCCTGCTGATGTTCATCAACGATGTGCACTCGCTGGGCCTGAATGCCACGCAGGGCATGTACCTGACCGACAGCTGGTACTGGAACCGCGACGCCGACACCCGTGCCTGGGGCCGCAAGTTCTTCGAGAAGATGAAGCGCATGCCCTCGTCGCTGCAGGCAGGCGACTACTCGGCCACCCAGCACTATCTGAATGCCGTCAAGGCCATCGGCAGCGACGACGCCGACAAGGTGCTGGCGCAGATGAAGAAGACCAAGATCAACGACATCTTCGCCAAGGGTGGCTACATCCGCGACGACGGCCGCATGGTGCACGACATGTACCTGATGCAGGTCAAGTCGCCGGCCGAATCGACCGAGCCCTGGGACTACTACAAGGTCGTCGAGACATTCAAGGGTGACGCTGCCTGGACGACCAAGGCCGAGTCCAAGTGCGCGCTCTGGAAGTAA
- a CDS encoding branched-chain amino acid ABC transporter permease, which yields MSSTKNSGRMAWGVVLVLLMVAPFIGLYPVFMMKALCFAIFACAFNLLLGYTGLLSFGHAAYLGSAAYVTGWLVRTAGWSPELGLLAGVVIAAGLGLVVGLIAIRRQGIYFAMITLAMAQMIYFVCLQAPFTGGEDGLQGVPRGTLFGVLPLANDTVMYFFVLAVFVAVFLAIMRIVHSPYGQVLKAIRENEPRAISLGYHVDRYKLLAFVLSTAIAGLAGSLKTIVLGFATLSDAHWSLSGEVVLMTLLGGMGTFAGPVVGAFTIIGLQNFLADRVGAWVTVIIGAIFVFCVLAFRRGIVGELLAWTERRKNR from the coding sequence ATGAGCTCGACCAAGAATTCGGGCCGCATGGCTTGGGGTGTGGTGCTGGTGCTGCTGATGGTGGCGCCCTTCATCGGCCTGTATCCGGTGTTCATGATGAAGGCACTGTGCTTCGCCATCTTCGCCTGCGCCTTCAACCTGCTGCTGGGTTATACCGGCCTGCTGTCCTTCGGCCATGCGGCCTATCTGGGCTCGGCCGCCTACGTCACTGGCTGGCTGGTGCGCACGGCCGGCTGGTCGCCGGAGCTGGGGCTGCTGGCCGGCGTGGTGATCGCCGCGGGCCTGGGGCTGGTGGTCGGCCTGATCGCCATCCGCCGCCAGGGCATCTACTTCGCGATGATCACCCTGGCAATGGCGCAGATGATTTACTTCGTCTGCCTGCAGGCGCCGTTCACCGGCGGCGAGGATGGCCTGCAGGGCGTGCCGCGTGGCACCCTGTTCGGCGTACTGCCGCTGGCCAACGACACGGTGATGTACTTCTTCGTGCTGGCCGTGTTCGTGGCCGTGTTCCTGGCCATCATGCGCATCGTGCACTCGCCCTACGGCCAGGTGCTGAAGGCGATACGCGAGAACGAGCCCCGCGCCATCTCGCTGGGCTACCACGTTGACCGCTACAAGCTGCTGGCCTTTGTGCTGTCCACGGCCATCGCCGGCCTGGCTGGTTCGCTGAAGACCATCGTGCTGGGCTTTGCCACCCTGTCTGACGCCCACTGGTCGCTGTCCGGCGAGGTGGTGCTGATGACGCTGCTGGGCGGCATGGGCACCTTTGCCGGCCCGGTGGTCGGCGCCTTCACCATCATCGGGCTGCAGAACTTCCTGGCCGACCGCGTCGGCGCCTGGGTGACGGTGATCATCGGCGCGATCTTCGTGTTCTGCGTGCTGGCCTTCCGGCGCGGCATCGTCGGCGAGCTGCTGGCCTGGACGGAGCGGCGCAAGAACCGGTGA
- the prsT gene encoding XrtA/PEP-CTERM system TPR-repeat protein PrsT, with amino-acid sequence MAVAPRASTSLWLSMVLILAACGGGSEKELLASARGYLAKNDSAAATIELKNLLQKDPKSAAGRFLLGKVLYQTGNADGAEIELRRALEAGHPRDEVLPLLAAVMVAQRAYVPLLQQFGKEELKDGRAAAELLTQLAMAHQAGKSPEAADAAIETALQRSPGYAPAILLKAQLKASRGDSSAALALIDELLKAQPTLALAWGLKGDLMAQARPADPAPALAAFREALRLQPDLVQAHAALLSLLLDQRDFDGADRQFAELKKALPQHPQTQYFEALQALRKGDAKRTREITEMLLRGSPQSPRLLMLAGQAEIKLDAMPQAEALLIKAVQAAPQAMPPRNLLAQLYLGNGQADKALATLKPLLTLDDPDANLLVLLGRAQLMAGDAKSAEASFSRAAKLRPEDSRIRTSAAMARLGQGQEASALGELETIAKSDAGTSADLALINERMRKREFDAALKAVDALAAKRPKQALPDLLRARIALLRQDLVAARKNFELALVKDANFFPAILGLAALDVAEAKPEAARARLEAVLQRDAGNVNAQLAMAELTARSGGSAEEVATRLNTAIKAQPSAFGPRAALVDLYLSTGDRKLALSTAQSAVAAIPNQLELLDRLGRAQQLSGDLNQAISTFNKMAALEPKSPRPQLRLADAYLAAKNNEAAGASVRRALELAPQHPEVLRAGIALALREKQPARAMPLARSVQTQFPDAPVGFVYEAEIELSQQKYEAAAAAFRKALSKPDSMDLAPRLHQTLMAGKKAAEAEQMAAAWLKAHPDDAQFTLYLGDIALAQGQLAAAETRYGEVLKLKPDSVLALNNLAYVLVKQGKPGAVTLAEKAVRLAPDKPALMDTLALSYADAKELDKALALQAKVVALAPDTPDYRLNLARIQLKAGKPVAAKAELKKLSVMGKDYPRYEEVAQLLKTLGS; translated from the coding sequence ATGGCCGTCGCACCTCGCGCAAGCACCTCGCTGTGGCTCAGCATGGTTTTGATACTGGCGGCCTGCGGGGGTGGCTCGGAGAAAGAGCTGCTCGCGTCGGCCCGGGGCTATCTGGCCAAGAACGACAGTGCAGCGGCGACGATAGAACTGAAGAACCTGCTCCAGAAAGACCCAAAGTCGGCCGCCGGCCGCTTCTTGCTCGGCAAGGTGCTGTACCAGACCGGCAACGCCGACGGCGCCGAGATCGAGCTGCGCCGCGCGCTCGAGGCCGGCCATCCCAGGGACGAGGTGCTGCCGCTGCTGGCCGCGGTGATGGTGGCGCAACGAGCTTATGTGCCGCTGCTGCAACAGTTCGGCAAGGAGGAGCTGAAGGACGGCCGTGCCGCCGCCGAACTGCTGACCCAGCTGGCGATGGCCCACCAGGCCGGCAAGTCGCCGGAGGCGGCCGATGCAGCGATCGAAACCGCCCTGCAGCGTTCGCCAGGCTATGCGCCGGCGATCCTGCTGAAGGCCCAGCTGAAGGCGAGCCGGGGTGACTCCTCTGCCGCGCTGGCCCTGATCGACGAGTTGCTGAAGGCCCAGCCGACGCTGGCCCTCGCCTGGGGGCTCAAGGGCGATCTGATGGCACAGGCCCGGCCCGCAGACCCGGCCCCGGCGCTTGCTGCTTTTCGCGAGGCCCTGCGACTGCAACCCGATCTGGTCCAGGCCCACGCAGCGCTGCTGTCGCTGCTGCTGGATCAGCGCGACTTCGATGGCGCCGACCGGCAGTTTGCCGAGCTCAAGAAGGCGCTGCCCCAGCACCCCCAGACCCAATACTTCGAGGCCCTCCAGGCGCTGCGCAAGGGCGACGCCAAGCGCACCCGCGAAATCACCGAAATGCTGCTGCGCGGCTCACCGCAGAGTCCGCGGCTGCTGATGCTGGCGGGCCAGGCCGAGATCAAGCTCGACGCCATGCCACAGGCCGAGGCGCTGCTGATCAAGGCCGTGCAGGCCGCACCTCAGGCCATGCCGCCGCGCAACCTGCTGGCGCAGCTCTATCTGGGCAACGGCCAGGCGGACAAGGCCCTGGCCACGCTGAAGCCCCTGCTGACCCTCGATGACCCGGACGCCAATCTGCTGGTGCTGCTGGGACGCGCCCAGCTGATGGCCGGTGATGCCAAGTCGGCCGAGGCGAGCTTTTCGCGTGCGGCCAAGCTCAGGCCGGAGGACAGCCGCATCCGCACCTCGGCGGCCATGGCCCGCCTGGGTCAGGGGCAGGAGGCAAGCGCCCTGGGCGAGCTGGAGACCATTGCCAAGTCCGACGCCGGCACCAGCGCCGACCTGGCCTTGATCAACGAGCGCATGCGCAAGCGGGAGTTCGACGCCGCGCTGAAGGCCGTCGATGCGCTGGCCGCCAAGCGCCCCAAGCAGGCCCTGCCCGATCTGCTGCGCGCCCGAATCGCGCTGCTTCGCCAGGATCTTGTCGCCGCGCGCAAGAACTTCGAGCTGGCGCTGGTCAAGGACGCCAACTTCTTCCCCGCCATATTGGGCCTGGCCGCGCTGGACGTCGCCGAAGCCAAGCCCGAGGCTGCCCGCGCCCGCCTCGAGGCCGTGCTGCAGCGCGATGCCGGCAACGTCAATGCCCAGCTGGCCATGGCCGAACTCACCGCACGCAGCGGTGGCAGCGCCGAGGAGGTGGCCACCCGGCTGAATACGGCGATCAAGGCACAGCCGAGCGCCTTCGGGCCCCGCGCCGCCCTGGTCGACCTCTACCTCTCGACCGGTGACCGCAAGCTCGCCCTGTCGACCGCGCAGAGCGCGGTCGCCGCCATTCCCAATCAGCTGGAATTGCTCGACCGCCTGGGCCGGGCGCAGCAACTCTCGGGCGATCTCAACCAGGCCATTTCGACTTTCAACAAGATGGCTGCGCTGGAGCCGAAATCGCCGCGTCCGCAGCTCCGTCTGGCCGATGCCTACCTGGCCGCCAAGAACAACGAGGCCGCCGGCGCCAGCGTGCGCCGCGCCCTCGAGCTGGCCCCCCAGCATCCGGAGGTGCTGCGCGCCGGCATTGCGCTGGCACTGCGCGAAAAGCAGCCCGCCCGGGCCATGCCGCTGGCCCGCAGCGTGCAGACGCAGTTCCCCGACGCGCCGGTCGGCTTTGTGTACGAGGCCGAGATCGAACTCAGCCAGCAGAAGTACGAGGCCGCCGCGGCGGCCTTCCGCAAGGCCCTGAGCAAGCCCGACTCGATGGACTTGGCTCCCCGCCTGCACCAGACCCTGATGGCTGGCAAGAAGGCAGCCGAGGCCGAGCAGATGGCCGCAGCCTGGCTGAAGGCCCACCCGGATGACGCTCAATTCACCCTCTACCTCGGCGACATTGCACTGGCCCAGGGCCAGCTGGCCGCGGCCGAGACACGCTACGGTGAAGTGCTCAAGCTCAAGCCCGACAGCGTGCTGGCACTGAACAATCTGGCCTATGTGCTGGTCAAGCAGGGCAAGCCCGGCGCAGTCACGCTGGCCGAGAAGGCCGTCCGTCTGGCACCCGACAAGCCGGCGCTGATGGACACCCTGGCCCTCAGCTACGCCGATGCCAAGGAGCTCGACAAGGCCCTGGCCTTGCAGGCCAAGGTCGTGGCCCTGGCACCCGACACCCCTGACTATCGGCTGAACCTGGCCCGCATACAGCTGAAGGCCGGCAAGCCTGTCGCAGCAAAGGCCGAGCTGAAGAAGCTGTCGGTGATGGGCAAGGACTATCCGCGGTACGAGGAAGTTGCGCAGTTGCTGAAGACGCTGGGCAGTTGA